The following are from one region of the Watersipora subatra unplaced genomic scaffold, tzWatSuba1.1 SCAFFOLD_52, whole genome shotgun sequence genome:
- the LOC137410450 gene encoding uncharacterized protein, with protein sequence MASSSGGEASGGGRPEECSEERVGERKDGSEAKKPVVYGSSGKSWCMICRARRDHLAVNCPGNACRRCGRSGHWQKDCKVPICQWCGGTGHAVNGCPRRGTGGPVNTEAGKRKGSEEVPAPQRKVRSYAEVSGGARQVAAPVPIMGKVSSFLADVTSDGMMDMEGCRKRIASIEREEAEVRRRFETELVRLAAERRAAVSEFENAEAFRAAIEQLAKVQRRIAGGRLAPEEGQAEGNRSGPIPIPSSVAPPPEQPITAQGETSHRMPVGPVSTGESVATTEGAESEFEESLSTQLPVSEPVESSVGEVGGSGVGCDRGHGGGDRGHGGGDRGHGGGDRGHGGGDGGHGGGDGGHGGGDGGHVGGDGGGEGGGGDQESSAAEYDSSPGLLGSDGTQEVSMEEDMG encoded by the coding sequence ATGGCAAGCAGTTCAGGTGGCGAGGCTAGCGGTGGCGGACGACCGGAGGAGTGCAGTGAGGAGAGAGTGGGGGAGAGGAAGGACGGTAGTGAGGCTAAGAAGCCTGTGGTATATGGCAGTAGCGGTAAGAGTTGGTGCATGATCTGTAGAGCTAGACGAGATCACTTGGCGGTAAATTGCCCTGGTAATGCTTGCAGGAGGTGCGGGAGAAGTGGACACTGGCAGAAGGACTGCAAGGTACCCATCTGCCAGTGGTGTGGGGGGACCGGGCACGCTGTTAATGGATGTCCCCGTCGAGGTACAGGTGGTCCAGTGAACACGGAGGCAGGGAAAAGGAAGGGCAGTGAGGAAGTACCAGCGCCTCAGAGGAAGGTGAGGAGTTATGCTGAGGTGAGTGGCGGTGCTAGGCAAGTTGCTGCACCAGTACCCATTATGGGGAAGGTGAGCTCTTTTTTAGCAGACGTGACCAGTGATGGGATGATGGACATGGAAGGTTGCCGGAAGAGGATCGCTAGTATTGAGCGAGAGGAGGCGGAGGTACGTAGGAGGTTCGAGACAGAGTTGGTCAGACTGGCTGCCGAGCGCAGGGCAGCGGTCAGTGAGTTTGAGAATGCAGAGGCATTCAGGGCGGCCATTGAGCAGTTGGCCAAAGTTCAGAGGAGGATTGCGGGTGGTAGGCTTGCACCGGAGGAGGGTCAGGCCGAGGGgaataggtctgggcctatacCAATTCCCAGCTCTGTGGCGCCACCCCCTGAGCAGCCGATTACGGCCCAGGGGGAGACTTCCCACAGGATGCCTGTTGGGCCCGTCTCCACTGGGGAGAGCGTGGCCACGACGGAAGGGGCGGAATCTGAGTTTGAGGAGTCGTTATCGACCCAACTACCAGTTTCTGAGCCAGTTGAGAGTAGTGTTGGAGAGGTTGGTGGAAGTGGTGTTGGTTGTGACAGAGGTCACGGGGGTGGTGacagaggtcacggtggtggtgacagaggtcacggtggtggtgacagaggtcacggtggtggtgacggaggtcacggtggtggtgacggaggtcacggtggtggaGACGGAGGTCATGTTGGGGGTGACGGAGGTGGTGAAGGAGGTGGAGGAGATCAGGAGAGTAGTGCGGCCGAGTACGACAGCAGCCCCGGGTTGCTCGGGAGTGATGGTACGCAGGAGGTGTCGATGGAAGAAGACATGGGTTAA